In Primulina eburnea isolate SZY01 chromosome 3, ASM2296580v1, whole genome shotgun sequence, one DNA window encodes the following:
- the LOC140828330 gene encoding uncharacterized protein, translating into MALQCGGSLIMVLVVALSIFELAVANKNWTDTAGNWNRNEGYWGYWHKNYSTQGSRKIVVGGSENWHFGYNYTEWALKNGPFYLNDTLVFKYDVPNDTTLPHSVSLLPNFWSFQKCDLRRAKKIGDVAQGDGDGFEFVLKRWQPYYFTCGERDGFHCNVGMMKFVVWPSIRPNY; encoded by the exons ATGGCTTTGCAATGTGGAGGATCTTTGATTATGGTTCTTGTTGTTGCTCTTTCCATATTTGAGCTTGCTGTGGCTAACAAGAACTGGACAGATACTGCAGGGAATTGGAACCGAAATGAAGGCTACTGGGGATACTGGCACAAGAATTATAGTACTCAGGGTTCCAGGAAAATTGTGGTTGGGGGGTCTGAAAATTGGCATTTTGGCTACAATTATACCGAATGGGCACTCAAGAATGGACCCTTCTACTTGAATGACACACTAG TGTTCAAATATGATGTACCAAATGATACCACATTGCCTCACAGCGTCTCTTTGTTACCGAATTTCTGGAGTTTTCAAAAATGTGACCTGAGGAGGGCGAAGAAAATAGGAGATGTAGCACAGGGAGACGGGGACGGGTTCGAGTTCGTGCTCAAGAGGTGGCAGCCGTACTATTTCACTTGCGGGGAACGCGATGGATTCCATTGCAATGTTGGGATGATGAAGTTTGTGGTCTGGCCTTCGATCCGTCCGAATTATTGA
- the LOC140826980 gene encoding transcription factor HHO2-like: MGALGMSLDFKFLLAEMGSSIGGLISEFLRNHSPSEKIVQLAEYIDELEAEKKKIEPFKSELPLCVLLLEITIVAVKEVQREKSNAVPLEEFMPSKKIADEKREKIENSEDDVKSRDKMNWMSSVQLWNSDNQHLNDEQALKPDNIKSCKNRIAGTALWPFKRCTNFPVLPVVEKNGDESTLVPRLSLGTPEANNRPEEMNSSAFGSKSTCGRSGSNVYTEEHSRLSNGQQSQQMTRKQRRCWSPELHRRFVDALQKLGGAQAATPKQIRELMRVDGLSNDEVKSHLQKYRINACRVGASTSANHPIVLGASWMLSRERCSKFSKQRKSRSGSPQRHTHLAGFSRATSLTGGERMEEEDDEIQLSLGDNDDVKMGKLWL; the protein is encoded by the exons aTGGGAGCGTTGGGTATGAGTTTGGATTTCAAGTTTCTATTGGCGGAGATGGGTTCGTCGATAGGTGGGTTGATTTCGGAGTTTTTGAGGAATCATAGCCCGTCTGAAAAGATTGTGCAACTTGCTGAATATATTGATGAGCTCGAAGCTGAGAAGAAAAAGATCGAACCTTTCAAAAGTGAGCTTCCTCTTTGCGTGCTGCTCCTGGAAATCA CGATTGTGGCAGTGAAAGAGGTGCAACGTGAGAAATCAAACGCAGTTCCGTTGGAAGAATTCATGCCATCGAAGAAAATCGCTGATGAAAAACGTGAGAAAATTGAAAACAGTGAAGATGACGTGAAAAGTAGAGATAAAATGAATTGGATGAGTTCTGTGCAGTTGTGGAACTCTGATAATCAGCATCTTAACGATGAACAAGCATTAAAACCGGACAATATAAAG AGTTGTAAAAACAGGATAGCAGGAACGGCCCTCTGGCCATTTAAAAGGTGTACTAATTTCCCAGTGCTGCCAGTGGTGGAGAAAAATGGGGATGAATCAACTCTGGTTCCCAGGCTTTCTCTTGGTACACCTGAGGCCAATAACCGACCGGAAGAGATGAATTCGAGTGCTTTTGGCTCAAAATCCACTTGTGGCAGATCAGGTTCAAATGTCTACACTGAAGAACATTCAAGGTTAAGCAACGGACAGCAGTCGCAGCAAATGACTAGGAAGCAAAGGAGATGCTGGTCACCTGAGTTGCATCGACGTTTTGTCGATGCCCTGCAGAAGCTTGGAGGTGCTCAAG CTGCAACTCCTAAACAAATCAGAGAACTTATGCGAGTCGACGGTCTCTCCAATGATGAAGTTAAGAGTCATCTGCAG AAATATCGCATCAACGCTTGTAGAGTTGGCGCATCGACAAGCGCTAATCATCCTATTGTTCTTGGAGCTTCTTGGATGTTGTCTCGAGAACGATGCTCTAAGTTTTCCAAACAAAGAAAATCTCGGTCCGGATCGCCTCAGCGCCACACACACTTGGCGGGATTTTCTAGAGCAACTTCTTTGACGGGAGGGGAGAGGATGGAAGAGGAAGATGATGAAATTCAATTATCTTTAGGAGACAATGATGACGTGAAAATGGGAAAACTTTGGCTGTGA
- the LOC140826978 gene encoding protein ALP1-like, with the protein MDQSFMLMLSNLLHLHNYLDPSTSPLFSDSALSADASSSSGLLSSTSAAPLLFFTLASVLSYLASHVPKKTTSAAGAKTSSPSSSKSPSEFSVAAFRALSTERIWAMEAPLRDAQWRSLYGLSYPVFTTVVDKLKPFITQSQLSLPSDYAVAMVLSRLSHGLSLKTLASRYGLEPYLISKITNMVTRLLATKLYPEFIKIPVSRRRLVDTIQGFQELTSLPNVCGAIDSAPIKLHKLSPDVINGSMYFCKHGFPSVLLQVVSDHKKIFWDVCVKAPGGYDDATHFRDSLLYNRLISEDVVWDKVISVRAQHVRPYIVGDWCFPLLPFLLTPFSDNRTGTAAQNTFDEALMKGRKAVEEAIGLLKGRWKILQDLNVGLNHAPQTIVACCVLHNLCQIAREPEPEMWQEPEENGQAPRVLENEKSFYYYGESLRQTLADDLYQRLSSR; encoded by the coding sequence ATGGATCAATCTTTCATGCTTATGCTATCAAATCTCCTCCACCTCCACAACTACCTGGACCCATCCACGTCCCCTCTCTTCTCCGACTCTGCCTTATCCGCCGATGCTTCCTCCTCTTCCGGTCTGCTCTCCTCCACCTCCGCTGCCCCACTCCTCTTCTTCACCCTCGCCTCCGTCCTTTCCTACCTCGCTTCTCACGTCCCCAAAAAAACCACATCCGCCGCCGGTGCCAAAACCTCTTCCCCATCGTCCTCGAAAAGCCCTTCCGAATTCTCCGTTGCTGCCTTCCGGGCTCTGTCCACAGAGCGCATTTGGGCTATGGAAGCCCCTCTTCGAGATGCCCAGTGGCGGTCTTTGTACGGCCTTTCGTATCCCGTCTTCACCACCGTCGTGGATAAGCTCAAACCTTTCATTACCCAATCTCAGCTCTCCCTCCCCTCCGATTACGCCGTTGCAATGGTCCTCTCCCGCCTCTCCCATGGCTTATCTCTCAAAACCCTAGCTTCCCGTTATGGCCTTGAACCCTACCTGATTTCCAAAATCACCAATATGGTTACTCGCCTTTTAGCCACAAAGCTTTACCCTGAATTCATCAAGATCCCTGTTTCACGTCGCCGTTTGGTGGACACCATTCAAGGGTTTCAGGAGCTTACCTCTCTACCCAACGTCTGTGGCGCCATCGATTCAGCTCCAATCAAGCTTCACAAGCTCAGCCCCGATGTCATTAATGGTTCAATGTACTTTTGCAAACATGGGTTTCCATCCGTTCTGCTGCAAGTTGTCTCAGACCATAAAAAAATCTTCTGGGACGTGTGTGTGAAGGCACCCGGTGGATATGACGACGCCACCCATTTTCGCGACAGTTTGTTGTACAATAGGTTAATTTCCGAGGATGTTGTTTGGGACAAGGTAATTAGTGTTAGGGCACAGCATGTAAGACCGTACATTGTTGGGGACTGGTGTTTCCCGTTGCTACCATTTTTGCTCACCCCATTTAGTGACAATAGAACAGGAACTGCCGCACAGAATACGTTTGATGAAGCTTTAATGAAAGGGAGAAAGGCAGTGGAGGAGGCAATTGGGTTGCTAAAAGGGAGGTGGAAGATTCTGCAAGATTTGAATGTGGGATTAAATCATGCGCCGCAAACAATAGTTGCATGCTGTGTGTTGCACAATTTATGCCAGATTGCTAGGGAGCCAGAACCTGAAATGTGGCAGGAGCCGGAAGAAAACGGACAGGCTCCTCGGGTGTTGGAGAATGAAAAGTCCTTTTACTACTATGGGGAGAGCTTGAGGCAGACTTTGGCTGATGATCTGTATCAACGACTATCATCAAGATGA
- the LOC140826977 gene encoding probable carboxylesterase 13: protein MDARSHHVTHDFSPIFRVHNTGNIERLVTHDFLPPSKHPDTGVLSKDVVVSPQNGVTARIYLPPTQGPDTKLPLIIYVHGGAFSVESAFSSQYHNYVNYLAVESGSVVLSVEYRLAPEHPIPACYDDCWDATKWVESHSTTVGQGEDPWITDHVDFKRVFVAGDSAGANIAHEIVVRAGAESELGIEFIGLILVHPYFGIGDVEHLWNFICPEPTGPNDSRLNPSAHKNLLSNLRCKRVLVCVAGKDSLKERGVKYHEALESSDWNGVVEFFETEGEGHVFHLLKPNSNKAPLLMKRMVEFINK from the coding sequence ATGGATGCCCGATCCCACCACGTAACCCACGATTTCTCACCAATCTTCCGCGTCCACAACACCGGCAACATCGAAAGATTAGTCACACACGATTTCCTGCCCCCATCAAAACATCCGGACACCGGCGTTCTTTCCAAAGACGTCGTTGTTTCGCCGCAAAACGGGGTTACGGCCCGAATATACCTCCCTCCAACGCAAGGGCCGGACACGAAACTTCCCCTCATCATATACGTCCATGGCGGCGCTTTCTCCGTCGAGTCGGCCTTCTCTTCGCAGTACCATAACTACGTCAATTACCTTGCTGTGGAATCTGGGTCCGTCGTCTTGTCAGTTGAATACAGGCTGGCCCCGGAGCACCCGATCCCGGCGTGCTACGACGATTGCTGGGATGCTACGAAATGGGTGGAGTCTCATTCCACTACTGTCGGGCAAGGGGAGGACCCTTGGATCACTGATCACGTCGACTTTAAACGGGTTTTCGTGGCGGGCGACAGCGCCGGTGCCAATATAGCTCATGAAATTGTGGTCCGTGCGGGGGCAGAATCCGAATTGGGTATCGAATTCATTGGTCTGATTCTGGTTCACCCGTATTTCGGGATTGGGGACGTTGAACACCTGTGGAATTTTATCTGCCCCGAACCCACGGGCCCGAACGATTCCAGGCTGAACCCGTCTGCCCATAAGAACCTGCTGTCGAATCTGCGGTGCAAGAGGGTGCTTGTTTGCGTTGCCGGGAAGGATTCCTTGAAGGAAAGGGGCGTGAAGTATCACGAGGCGTTGGAGAGCAGCGATTGGAATGGCGTGGTTGAGTTTTTCGAGACAGAGGGAGAGGGGCATGTGTTCCATTTGCTGAAGCCGAACTCCAACAAGGCTCCGCTGTTGATGAAACGGATGGTGGAGTTCATTAACAAGTAG